The DNA region TTCTCATCAAAATGTCGGTTCCTGATTTTGTGAAAGGTGTTTATGGGAATGATTTAAAAAAAACCGTACAAAGGATGATCCAAAGTGGTTTACGGGTTCGTCTCGCCTCACAAGGATTAACCGGAACTGCTTATTTAGAAGTGGATTATTTAAACCCTGAAAAAAACCCGCCTTTGTCCATTGAATGGGAACCAAAAACAATTTATATTCCTTCTGCACCAAGCACCATCTCTAGATTTACTGCTTCTGTGGATAAGTTTTTTGATAAAGTAGAAAAGGCCGATGTGGATAAAATCCTTTTGGGAGTGGGAGAACTCATCCGTAACTTAAACGAAACCATCCAAGAAGCAAAACTTGGAGATTTGGCGCGGGAATCGACAGGATTACTTGTAGATTTAAGAAAAACAAATGCTGAGGTAAAAGCCCTCATTGCAAGTCCCGAAACACAAGGTTTGCCAAAAAAATTGGATACTTCTATCACTCAGTTACAAACAACTTTAAAAAGACTCGATACACTTCTTGCTTCGAACCAAGGAGATATCACCACTTCCATTGAAAATTTACGAATTGCTTCCGAAGATTTAAAAGAAGTTACAGCCAATGCGAAAAAATATCCATCTCAGTTTCTCTTTGGAGAAGCACCAAACAAGTCTAAACTCTGGAAATAACAATCATGAAAACACCAATTCGTTTCATACTTTTGACTGGCCTTGTTTTTTTTCTTAGCCAATGTTTTGGTGTTAGTAAAACATTTCCCGAAAAAAGGTTTTACTTAATTGAAACGGGGGACGCCAAACCCTTGTTCTCTGTTCCCAAACCTAGAACTTTTGTAGTCCGAAAGGTTTTTATTTCACAAAGGTTCGAAGGAAAAGAGTTTGTATACCGTAAAGAAAACGCGGTGTACGAATCCGATTATTATAATGGATTTTTTATTCCTCCCGCACACAACTTCAAAGACGAGTTTGTCCGTTCGTTATTAAAATCAGGTAATTTTGAATGGGATGCAAACATCAATACCAGAGTGGCGGTCACCCATTTTATCGAACTGAATCTCACACAAATGTATGGTGATTTTCGAACCAAAGAGCCAAAAGCGGTAATTGAATTTGAAATGGTTGTTTATGAGGATAAGGATTCTGTTTCTACACCTGTTTTTCGCAAAACGTACAAACAAATCCAAGCTATCGAAAAAAAAGAACCAGAGGCTTTGGTTCTTGGATGGAATTTGGGACTCACCAATACATTCAATGAATTGAATTTGGATTTGAGCCAAAAACTAAAATAGTTTTTAGAAACGAGGTTGCTTTTCGACTGAAATCCGAATGAATCGTTAGAACTTAAAGGATGAACTATGAGACTGATTGAATCCATCGCACCTTTTTACATTCTTCTAATGTTACTCGAGATTCTTTATAATCGTTTTAAAAAAAAGGATTATTATTTTTATGAAGATTCCCTCGCCGATCTTAGTTTAGGTGTTCTTAGTCGGATTTTTGATGGTTTGATTTTACTTGGTTTGGTTTTTGTTTATAGTGAATTATACAAACTCTCCTGGGGTGTTTCCTTTCTAACAAAGATATTTTTATCACCATCCTCTGCCTTACATTGGATCGTTTTATTTGTATTACTCGATTTTTTATTTTATTGGGCACATCGGTACAGCCATGAAATCAAAGTTTTGTGGGCCTCTCATGTCGTACACCATTCGAGTGAAGAGTTTAATTTGTCGGTGGCCCTAAGACAATCCTTTGTTCGGAATATTGGTATTGGGCTTTTTTATTTACCGTTAGCACTCCTCGGATTTCCTGTGGAATCATATTTGATCATTGATGCACTGAATCGCACTTACCAGTTTTGGGTTCATACCCGTGCCATTGGAAAACTTGGTAAGTGGTATGAATTCATATTTGTAACTCCTTCTCACCACAGAGTCCATCATGCGATGAATCCTGAATACATAGATAAAAATTATGGAGGTGTGTTTATATTTTGGGATCGTATCTTTGGAACCTTTTGTGAAGAAAAAAAAGAGCCAAGGTATGGACTTGTTTCTCAGTTGCATACTTACGATCCTGTGACTGCTGAGATCCATGTGTTTCGCGATTTGTTTTCTGATCTTTGGAATACAAAATTGAAAAGGCAAGGGGTTCTGTCCTTTTTTTCCTACCCTTCTGTCAGGCCCGATGACCTGCAATCCATAATGGATCGCGGAGTGAGAGATCCAAAAATCTGGTTAAACCACCATCGGTGGGATATTGAGATTAAGTCAATGGCGCCGCAATACAGAAATAAGGCGGGAAGTCTCAGCTATAGAATTTTCCTACTAGTTTCTTTTCTCATCCCAACGGGATTTACTTTGTATTTTTTAAAACGGATGCACCTGTTTTCTTTGGGAGAAGTTGTTTCTGTTTTGTTCCTACTCGTTTTATCCTTTGTTTCTTTGGGTAGACTTCTGGAAGGAGAACGGAATTGGCTTCGTTTTGAGATCCCTAAATATATTTCTTGGTTTGTGCTTTTGGTCTATTTTTTCTTATAGTAGATATTATGAAATATTTACATACAATGATCCGAGTGAAAGACCTAGACAAGGCTCTCCATTTTTTTGTGGAAATCCTTGGGCTCAAAATTACTAGAAGGAACGAACATCCAGAAGGTAAGTTCACATTGGTGTTTTTATCCACAGGAGAAGTGGATGCGCCGGAAATTGAACTCACTTACAATTGGGACCAAACGGAACCTTATACGACAGGAAGAAATTTTGGTCACTTGGCTTATGAAGTAGATAATATTTATGAGACCTGTGAACGAATCCAAAAGATGGGTGTTACAATCAATCGTCCACCTCGCGATGGTCGTATGGCTTTCCTTCGTTCCCCTGATCTCATTTCTATCGAACTTTTACAAAAGGGAAAACCATTACCATTATTAGAACCTTGGGTTTCAATGCCAAGTATAGGTGAGTGGTAGGACTTGCGAAAGAAACCCAAAATTGCCATCATTGGAGCTGGTGCTTCTGGTTGTTTTACGGCACTTCAAATTTACGACACATTACAAGGATTATGTGAGATTCAGATTTTTGAAAAGTCAAAAGAACCACTTTCGAAACTTCGGATCTCTGGTGGAGGCAGGTGTAATGTCACACATAATCTTTTTGATCCCGAACTTCTTTCAGAACGATATCCCAGAGGAAACAAAGAATTACGTTGGGCTTTTGAAAGTTTTGGACCCAGTGACACCATTGAATGGTTTCGAAAAAGAGGAGTGGCACTCAAAGCAGAAGATGATGGGAGAATGTTCCCTACAACCGATAGTTCCGATACCATCATCCAATGTTTTTTAAACGAATTAAAATCCAAAAAGATTCCTATTCACTTTGAACAAGGGTTAGTTGGTATTTATTCAAATTTACAATCCAATCAAACAGGTGGGTTCCGCGTTTTATGGGAAGGTGGAGTCGA from Leptospira noumeaensis includes:
- a CDS encoding MlaD family protein, whose product is MNQSNKIYFKVGIFVLVSFFTLILFLIVFTAGNIFQRSVSLETYFDESVQGLDIGSPVKHRGVKVGTVQEITFVQNEYSEKLTEDTELRYGRYVLIKMSVPDFVKGVYGNDLKKTVQRMIQSGLRVRLASQGLTGTAYLEVDYLNPEKNPPLSIEWEPKTIYIPSAPSTISRFTASVDKFFDKVEKADVDKILLGVGELIRNLNETIQEAKLGDLARESTGLLVDLRKTNAEVKALIASPETQGLPKKLDTSITQLQTTLKRLDTLLASNQGDITTSIENLRIASEDLKEVTANAKKYPSQFLFGEAPNKSKLWK
- a CDS encoding ABC-type transport auxiliary lipoprotein, LBF_0736 family, whose product is MKTPIRFILLTGLVFFLSQCFGVSKTFPEKRFYLIETGDAKPLFSVPKPRTFVVRKVFISQRFEGKEFVYRKENAVYESDYYNGFFIPPAHNFKDEFVRSLLKSGNFEWDANINTRVAVTHFIELNLTQMYGDFRTKEPKAVIEFEMVVYEDKDSVSTPVFRKTYKQIQAIEKKEPEALVLGWNLGLTNTFNELNLDLSQKLK
- a CDS encoding sterol desaturase family protein gives rise to the protein MRLIESIAPFYILLMLLEILYNRFKKKDYYFYEDSLADLSLGVLSRIFDGLILLGLVFVYSELYKLSWGVSFLTKIFLSPSSALHWIVLFVLLDFLFYWAHRYSHEIKVLWASHVVHHSSEEFNLSVALRQSFVRNIGIGLFYLPLALLGFPVESYLIIDALNRTYQFWVHTRAIGKLGKWYEFIFVTPSHHRVHHAMNPEYIDKNYGGVFIFWDRIFGTFCEEKKEPRYGLVSQLHTYDPVTAEIHVFRDLFSDLWNTKLKRQGVLSFFSYPSVRPDDLQSIMDRGVRDPKIWLNHHRWDIEIKSMAPQYRNKAGSLSYRIFLLVSFLIPTGFTLYFLKRMHLFSLGEVVSVLFLLVLSFVSLGRLLEGERNWLRFEIPKYISWFVLLVYFFL
- a CDS encoding VOC family protein, which codes for MKYLHTMIRVKDLDKALHFFVEILGLKITRRNEHPEGKFTLVFLSTGEVDAPEIELTYNWDQTEPYTTGRNFGHLAYEVDNIYETCERIQKMGVTINRPPRDGRMAFLRSPDLISIELLQKGKPLPLLEPWVSMPSIGEW